The Sinorhizobium alkalisoli genomic interval TATGAAGAGCATCCAGTAGCTGGTTGCAAGCGCGCAGATCAGATTGTCCATTGCAAAGGTGAAGACGGAAGCCAGCAGCACTGGCCGACGCCCGAAGCGGTCGCTCAGATTGCCGATCAGGGGAGCGAACAGAAACTGCATTGCCGAATAGACGAGCAGCAGCCAGCCGCCGTCGATCGCGGCTTCACCAATCTCCGCTCCCGTCAACTCGCGCAGGTAGCTCGGCAGCACCGGCACGATGATGGCGATACCCATGATATCGAGTAGCAGGATGAAAAAGACGAGGAGCAGGCCGCGATGACTGAAACGCTTGTCGAGCATCAAGCCCCTCCCTGCCGTCGGCCGAAGCAGCAGACAAACCATGAACGATGTCACCAGAAAAGGTGTATCGCACAATGCTCCTGGGAACAATGCGTGAACATTTCACTTTTTATGATGCGGCGATCACGCTGCTTTATGGTTCTGCTGCATGTCTCTGGAATCGACCTTGATCAGACCGGACTTGAGAAGGTGTCGCAAGCCGACATCCTGCCGCTGTCGAAGCCGCGTTTGAACCAAGTCACCCGCTGCTCGGACGTCCCATGGTTGAAGCTTTCCGGCACCACATAGCCTTGCATGCGCTTCTGCAAGGTGTCGTCGCCGATCTGGGTTGCGGCATTCAGCGCCTCCTCCAGATCGCCGCTTTCCAACAGACCCTTCTGCTCGGTGAATTTGCCCCATATACCGGCAAAGCAATCGGCCTGCAGTTCCACGCGAATCGACATCTGGTTCGCCTCGGCCTCGCTCAACCGCTGGCGCATCTGGTTGAATTTCGGCAGGACGCCGATCAGATTCTGCACGTGATGGCCCACCTCATGCGCCAGCACATAAGCCTGGGCGAAGTCTCCCGCGGCGTCGAACTTCCGTGCCAGTTCGTCGAAGAAGCTCATGTCGAGATAGACCTTGCGGTCGCCCGGGCAATAGAAGGGGCCGGAAGCGGCTGAAGTGAAGCCGCAGGCCGACTGCACGGCGCCGCTGAAAAGAACAAGCCTCGGCTCCTGGTACTCTTCTCCATTGGCTTGGAAAATCCCGTGCCAGGTGTCTTCCGTTTCGGCCAGCACAGTCGCCATGAACGCCTTCATCTCCTCTTCCTCGGCTGAACCGCGCGGCGTTTGCGAGCCGTCGCTCTGCTCGAAACCCGGCATATTCACCGGTCCGCCTTCGATGACCTGAAGCAGATCGATCCCCATGGCTCTGAACAGGAAATAGATGACGACGAGGAAAATGATCGTGCCGATGCTGAGCCCACCGCCCGCGCGCCGCATGCCGCCAGTGGGGATCCGAATGCCTCCGCCGCGTCCGAACGGACTGCCTCCGATGCGACCTCGGCCTGCGCCCCGTCGATCCTCGACGTTGCTGGATTGACGGCGGCCCTTCCACTCCATGACTTCTTTCCTCCACTAGACGGCGCGACGTCCGCTTCCTCTCGCTCTCGAGAACCGAAGTCGTTGTAGCCGCAGCCGCGATTGTTGCAAAACGCATTTGCAGCAGTGCCGGTTTCACGCTGCCCTTGTTTTGGTGGGGCCAAGGACGGGCTTGCAGTCGCGAGAACGCGCTCGCCGCAGGATCCGCGGCGCCGAGGCATCGCTTTCCGGCCGGGGGCGGATATGTTCCGCTTTATTGTCGATTCCGGAATTTTCGGGGTTTCGCTTGCAGAAACATTTGCCTATAAGCCGCTTCTAGCCTGAAAACACCATTGTTGCGCGCCCCGGCCGGTGATCCTTCACCCTGGCCGGCTTTTCGCGCAGCCAGAACGGATGAAAGCCTATGCCGAAGCGCCAAGATATCAAATCGATTCTCATCATTGGTGCGGGGCCGATCGTCATCGGCCAGGCTTGCGAATTCGACTATTCCGGTACCCAGGCGTGCAAGGCGCTCAAGGAAGAAGGCTACCGGGTCATCCTGGTCAACTCCAATCCGGCGACGATCATGACCGATCCGGGACTGGCTGATGCGACCTATGTGGAGCCGATCACGCCCGAAGTCGTCGCCAAGATCATCGCCAAGGAGCGTCCGGACGCTCTGTTGCCGACCATGGGCGGACAGACGGCGCTTAACACGGCCCTGTCGCTGCGCCGCATGGGCGTGCTCGATCGCTATAATGTCGAGATGATCGGCGCCAAGCCGGAGGCTATCGACATGGCCGAGGACCGCGCGCTCTTCCGCGAGGCGATGGCGCGGATCGGCCTCGAAACGCCGAAGTCGCATCTTGCCAACGCCACCGATATCAAGGACCAGGATCGCAAGGCACACGAAGCCGAGCGGACGGCACTCAAGGCCCGGTTCTCCGGCCCTGAACTCGACAAGGCGCTCGACGAACTTGAAAACCAGTGGAACCTCGGCGAAGGCGACCGTAAGCAGCGCTACGTCAACCACGCCATGGCGATCGCCGCCCAGGCGCTCGACGAGGTCGGCCTGCCGGCAATCATTCGCCCCTCCTTCACGCTCGGCGGCACCGGCGGCGGTATCGCGTATAATCGGTCCGAGTTCTTCGACATCGTCGCCAGCGGCCTCGACGCCTCGCCGACGACCGAAGTGCTGATCGAGGAGTCGGTGCTCGGCTGGAAGGAATATGAAATGGAGGTCGTCCGCGACAAGGCGGACAATTGCATCATCATCTGCTCGATCGAGAACATCGATCCGATGGGGGTGCATACGGGCGATTCGATCACTGTCGCGCCGGCGCTGACGCTGACTGACAAGGAATATCAGATCATGCGCAACGCCTCGATCGCGGTCTTGCGCGAGATCGGCGTCGAGACCGGCGGTTCCAACGTCCAGTTCGCGGTCAATCCGGCAAACGGCCGCCTCGTGGTCATCGAGATGAACCCGCGCGTGTCCCGTTCCTCGGCGCTTGCCTCCAAGGCGACCGGTTTCCCGATCGCCAAGATCGCCGCGAAGCTTGCGGTCGGCTACACGCTCGACGAGCTGGAAAACGACATTACCGGCGGCGGGACGCCGGCCTCCTTCGAGCCGTCGATCGACTATGTGGTTACCAAGATCCCGCGCTTCGCCTTCGAGAAGTTTCCCGGTGCCGAACCGACACTGACGACCGCGATGAAATCGGTCGGTGAGGTCATGGCGATCGGCCGTACCTTTGCCGAGTCGCTCCAGAAGGC includes:
- the ypfJ gene encoding KPN_02809 family neutral zinc metallopeptidase, with the translated sequence MEWKGRRQSSNVEDRRGAGRGRIGGSPFGRGGGIRIPTGGMRRAGGGLSIGTIIFLVVIYFLFRAMGIDLLQVIEGGPVNMPGFEQSDGSQTPRGSAEEEEMKAFMATVLAETEDTWHGIFQANGEEYQEPRLVLFSGAVQSACGFTSAASGPFYCPGDRKVYLDMSFFDELARKFDAAGDFAQAYVLAHEVGHHVQNLIGVLPKFNQMRQRLSEAEANQMSIRVELQADCFAGIWGKFTEQKGLLESGDLEEALNAATQIGDDTLQKRMQGYVVPESFNHGTSEQRVTWFKRGFDSGRMSACDTFSSPV